Within the Echinicola sp. 20G genome, the region TTTTGATATCAGCTAAAAACCTATCCATCATTTTATGTTAAGAAGGTTTTGGTCAGGTTTTATTAAGTAAAATAATTTCCACCCCAGTAAAGCATTACTGGTGAATTTTTTAATCCATCCTTTTTGAGATTTGAAGCATCATCAAATCAAAAAGGATATGCCGGAATGGATTTCATTAAGCCCTGGATTCTGGTGGGGAACAGCAGGCTTTTTCCTGGTCTATTATTCAGTGGTTCTTTCCTTGCTCTTCGGGCCTGTCTATTTGGCCAAATGGAAAAGGACCAAACTTCAGGTTGGCTCCCCGGATTTGCCAACCGAAGAACTCTGTAAGGTATTTCAGGAATATGGGGAGCTCTACCGTAGGGCTGGAACACCCAAATTCAGTAATGGGCGGTTGATCGTCCCCTCCCATGTCCAATTGGATTTGCTGACCAAGCATCCTTTCTGCCAGGTGGTGGAAAGGGAATTATCAACACCTAAACCTTCCTAATATGTTCAACAACCAGTTCAAAAAGGTACTGCTGTGTGCCCTTTTGGCCGGATTGTCCCTATCGGTGATGGGACAGGACGGCAATGCGGGAATCATGGAGGCTACCACCAAGGTACGCAGCTACTTCCAGTCAGGGGTCAACCTGATGTATGCCATAGGCGCCATAGTCGGGCTGATCGGAGCAGTGAAAGTATTCAACAAATGGAATTCCGGGGAGCCGGATACGGGAAAGGTGGCAGCGGCCTGGTTTGGAAGCTGTGTCTTTCTTGTGATCGTGGCCACGGTACTCACCAGCTTCTTTGGTTGATATGGCCAATAAACCCTATACGATCAATAAAGGGGTGAACAGGCCCATCTCTTTTAAGGGACTTCAGGCACAATATATCCTGTACCTAGGGATAGGCTTGGTCGTACTGCTGCTGCTGTTTGCCATCAGCTATGTCATGGGCATTTCCTTTTGGATATCGGGAGTTGCCAGTGGTTTTCTGGGCTTCCTATTCTTTGAAACGGTATACAAGCTGAACAGAAGGTATGGCATGCATGGGCTTAAAAAGCACATGGCCCAGCGAAAGGTGCCCTATGGGCTAAAAGTAAGGGACAGGGGATTTGTAAGAAACTTAAAGCAAAAGGAACATGGACAGGATCAGGGATCATGAACTGGAAGGGCGCTTTCCCATCCGAAAACTGGAAAAGGATTTTCTGATATCCTGCTCGGGAGATATAACCGCAGGATTTCTGGTGCTGCTTCCTGAAATCTTTACCCTGGACAGCAAGGATTATGACGGCCTGTTGTCCACATGGACCAAGGCCATCAGGTTACTGCCCGAGGGATGCGTCCTGCACAAACAGGATTGTTTTTCCAGGCAAAGTCATGATGGCCTGACCGGAAAGGAAGCAAGTAGGTTCCTGGATAGAAGCAGTGGGCTGTTCTTCCATGAAAGGCCTTACCTGGCCCACCATTGTTTTCTATATATCACTATGGCCAAAAAGGGCAGCCGACCAGTCAATGTTGCCGGCTCCAACCTTATCTCCCCCAATTTTCTTTCCAAGGACCTGTTGGAAGGAAAACGGTTGGAAGGTTTTGAAAATACCCTGGGGCAGTTTTGCCAGCTTTTGGCCGATGGGGGAATGGAAGTGCAGCGATTACTGGCAGCGGACTTTGTGGGAAACCCAACAAAAGCAGGGCTGCTGGAACGTTACCTGTTCCTAAATCCTGCCGGCGAAAGGCCTGTGGTCAGGGATATCGGTTTTAGGCCGAATTTTAGGATCGGATCAAATGAAGTGGTTTTGTTTACCCTTTGCGAACTGGACAGGCTTCCCAATACCGTTTCCGGCCATACAGGCTTTGAGCCCTATAGCGGTGACCGTTTTCCATTTGTGATCGGACAGGCAGCCCATCTTGGTCAGCTATTGCCCCTGGACCATATCTATAACCAGTTTGTGGTCATGGAAAACAAACAGGAGGTTTTTAAAAAACTGGAAAGCAAGGCACTCAGGATGCAGAGCCTTTCGGCATACAGCAGGGAAAACCAACATTCCTTTCAGGCCATACAGGATTACCTGAACGAAAGCATCAGGGAGGGGAGCCTGCCTGTCAGGGCGTCCTTCAATCTGATGACCTGGACGGACAGACCAGGACAACTTAGGGAAATCCGAAATAAGGTCGGCGCCGCATTTTCAAAAATAAATGCAGTGGCCAAGGAAGAAAGCCTCAGTGCCCCCCAAATATTCTGGGCGGGCATACCGGGTAATGCAGGGGCATTGCCCTCCAATGAGACCTTCCTGACCTTTGGCAGACAGGCAGCCTGCCTGTTCAACATGGAGACCGGCTATGTTTCCAGTCCATCAGCCTTTGGTATGCGGATGGGGGACAGGCAGACCGGAAAACCGGTCAATGTGGACCTATCGGATGAGCCCATGAAAAGGGGCTGGACCACCAACCGGAACAAGTTTATCCTTGGTCCCTCAGGAAGTGGCAAGAGCTTTTTTACCAACCATATGGTCAGAAGCTACCATGCCCAAGGGGCTCATATTGTCCTGATCGATGTAGGACATTCCTATAAGGGGCTGTGTGACCTGGTGGGTGGCTATTATTTTACCTATGAGGAGGACAGTCCCATTTGCTTCAATCCATTTTATTTGGGAGGAAGGCCCCTGGACACCGAGAAAAAGGAAAGCATCAAGACCCTGCTTTTGGCACTATGGAAAAAGGATGATGAAACCTTTACACGCAGTGAGTATGTGGCCATTTCCAATGCCCTGGGTTCCTATTACAATAGTCTCAGCAAGGATGGTTTTCCATGCTTCGACAGCTTCTATACCTTCTGCTCCACGGAATTCAGGGAGACTTTAGTGGGACAGGGGGTAAAGGAAAAGGATTTTGATATCGACAACTTCCTGTACGTGCTGAAACCTTATTTCAAGGGAGGTGAATTCGATTACCTGCTCAATGCCCGCGAGAACCTTGACCTGTTGGAAGAGCGGTTCATCGTGTTTGAGCTCGACAATATCAAGGACCATCCCATCCTGTTTCCAGTGGTGACACTGATCATCATGGAGATCTTTATTTCCAAGATGCGCAAGCTAAAAGGGGTGCGCAAGATGATCCTGATAGAAGAGGCCTGGAAGGCCATTGCCAAAGAGGGTATGGCCGAGTACATCAAATACCTTTTCAAGACGGTCCGGAAGTTCTTCGGGGAGGCAGTGGTGGTTACCCAAGAGGTAGAGGATATCATTTCCAGTCCCATCATCAAACAGGCCATCATCAATAATTCGGACTGCAAGATCCTGTTGGACCAGTCCAAATACCGCAACAAGTTTGACGGGATCAGGGAACTGCTGGGCCTGACCGACAAGGAAACCATGCAGATCATGTCCATCAACAAGGCCAACGAACCGGGCAGAAAGTACAAGGAGGTATTTATCAGCCTTGGTCCGGTAAGCAAGGTCTACAGGACGGAGGTGTCCCCTGAGGAATACCTGACCTATACCACTGAACAGACCGAGAAAATAAAGGTCAACCAGATGGCAAAGGCCATGGGCGGAAACCTTGGGAAAGCTATTTCCGCATTGGCCGAACAGATGAAGGGAGAAAAAATATGAAGAACGTAAAAGTACTGAAAACTATACTACTGGCCGGGCTGCTGACTTTTGGGGCTCCCCAAATGCCCCGCACAGAGGCGGCAGTTCCGGCCTATATATTGGAGATCATCAGGCAAGGGGTGAAAAAGGCCATTGTGGCCATAGACCTGAAAATCCAGCGCATGCAGAACAATACCATTTGGCTGCAGAATGCCCAAAAGGTATTGGAGAACGCCCTCAACAAACTCAAACT harbors:
- a CDS encoding DUF4133 domain-containing protein, coding for MANKPYTINKGVNRPISFKGLQAQYILYLGIGLVVLLLLFAISYVMGISFWISGVASGFLGFLFFETVYKLNRRYGMHGLKKHMAQRKVPYGLKVRDRGFVRNLKQKEHGQDQGS
- a CDS encoding TraG family conjugative transposon ATPase, which produces MDRIRDHELEGRFPIRKLEKDFLISCSGDITAGFLVLLPEIFTLDSKDYDGLLSTWTKAIRLLPEGCVLHKQDCFSRQSHDGLTGKEASRFLDRSSGLFFHERPYLAHHCFLYITMAKKGSRPVNVAGSNLISPNFLSKDLLEGKRLEGFENTLGQFCQLLADGGMEVQRLLAADFVGNPTKAGLLERYLFLNPAGERPVVRDIGFRPNFRIGSNEVVLFTLCELDRLPNTVSGHTGFEPYSGDRFPFVIGQAAHLGQLLPLDHIYNQFVVMENKQEVFKKLESKALRMQSLSAYSRENQHSFQAIQDYLNESIREGSLPVRASFNLMTWTDRPGQLREIRNKVGAAFSKINAVAKEESLSAPQIFWAGIPGNAGALPSNETFLTFGRQAACLFNMETGYVSSPSAFGMRMGDRQTGKPVNVDLSDEPMKRGWTTNRNKFILGPSGSGKSFFTNHMVRSYHAQGAHIVLIDVGHSYKGLCDLVGGYYFTYEEDSPICFNPFYLGGRPLDTEKKESIKTLLLALWKKDDETFTRSEYVAISNALGSYYNSLSKDGFPCFDSFYTFCSTEFRETLVGQGVKEKDFDIDNFLYVLKPYFKGGEFDYLLNARENLDLLEERFIVFELDNIKDHPILFPVVTLIIMEIFISKMRKLKGVRKMILIEEAWKAIAKEGMAEYIKYLFKTVRKFFGEAVVVTQEVEDIISSPIIKQAIINNSDCKILLDQSKYRNKFDGIRELLGLTDKETMQIMSINKANEPGRKYKEVFISLGPVSKVYRTEVSPEEYLTYTTEQTEKIKVNQMAKAMGGNLGKAISALAEQMKGEKI
- a CDS encoding DUF4134 domain-containing protein gives rise to the protein MFNNQFKKVLLCALLAGLSLSVMGQDGNAGIMEATTKVRSYFQSGVNLMYAIGAIVGLIGAVKVFNKWNSGEPDTGKVAAAWFGSCVFLVIVATVLTSFFG